From one Methylomonas paludis genomic stretch:
- a CDS encoding alkaline phosphatase family protein codes for MPTNAANPNAQIKHVFVLMLENRSFDHMLGFAKITGTDAQTGQPTAINGLDVPYSNSYLGVDYPVTKPADWSMPYGPGHELEDVLYQLSGYGAKFPPDKWYPDINMSGFVWDYVNSPSAGEGKAKDNYGEVLKCYDTPAQLPILYTLACEFAVCDNWYSALPGPTWPNRFFVHGATSHGLDDSPTTEQMAEWETLNGFKFDKGSIFQALANKGLPSPWRIYGGKSQPLLGSIPCVAALDHVSELDCHHFETFAYDVQRDYPYFYTFIEPNYGDVSNNSYFGGQSQHPRDDVRYGEALIKEVYETLRNSHLWENSLLIITYDEHGGFYDHVVPPKTVAPGDDSRYNLHGFDFEQLGVRVPAVVISPYIPKNTIDHSVYDHSSIPATLEALAELEPLTNRDAAANNLTSLLSLPEPRSDTPAVLPMPAGDDAVADAKIAAPAASAPNKAIAPGNLPAFLFTAAKLDNSMSKTTNTKAVFANSRAIQTHGDAHDYLTSVADKLSKHKKP; via the coding sequence ATGCCTACTAATGCCGCCAATCCCAACGCCCAAATCAAACACGTTTTTGTATTGATGCTGGAAAATCGCTCTTTTGACCACATGCTCGGGTTTGCCAAAATTACCGGTACCGATGCCCAAACCGGCCAACCCACCGCCATTAACGGCCTGGATGTGCCGTACAGCAACAGCTATTTGGGCGTGGATTATCCAGTGACTAAACCGGCCGACTGGTCTATGCCCTATGGCCCTGGTCATGAACTGGAGGATGTGTTGTATCAACTCAGCGGCTATGGGGCTAAATTTCCACCGGATAAATGGTATCCGGATATTAATATGTCCGGTTTTGTCTGGGATTACGTCAACTCCCCATCCGCCGGCGAAGGCAAAGCCAAAGACAACTATGGCGAAGTATTGAAATGCTATGACACACCGGCCCAGTTACCGATTTTATATACGCTGGCCTGCGAATTTGCGGTGTGCGATAACTGGTATTCCGCACTGCCCGGCCCTACCTGGCCCAACCGTTTTTTTGTGCACGGCGCCACTTCGCATGGCCTGGATGACAGCCCCACCACCGAGCAAATGGCAGAATGGGAAACACTCAACGGTTTCAAGTTTGATAAAGGCAGTATTTTTCAGGCTTTGGCCAATAAAGGCCTGCCCTCACCCTGGCGGATTTATGGCGGCAAAAGCCAACCCTTACTGGGGTCGATTCCCTGTGTAGCAGCGCTGGATCATGTCAGCGAGTTGGATTGCCATCATTTTGAAACCTTTGCTTATGATGTACAGCGTGATTACCCCTACTTTTATACCTTTATCGAACCCAATTACGGTGACGTATCCAATAATTCCTATTTTGGCGGCCAATCTCAACATCCACGCGATGATGTACGTTACGGCGAAGCCCTGATCAAGGAAGTCTATGAAACCCTGCGCAACTCCCACTTATGGGAAAACAGTCTGTTGATTATCACTTATGATGAGCACGGCGGTTTTTATGACCATGTAGTGCCGCCCAAAACCGTGGCTCCCGGCGATGATAGCCGTTATAACCTGCATGGCTTTGATTTTGAACAGTTGGGGGTACGGGTTCCGGCGGTGGTGATATCGCCTTATATCCCTAAAAATACCATCGATCACAGCGTGTATGATCATTCGTCTATCCCCGCCACGCTGGAAGCTTTGGCCGAGTTGGAGCCGCTGACCAATCGCGATGCCGCCGCCAATAACCTGACCAGCTTATTATCTTTGCCCGAACCGCGTAGCGATACCCCGGCAGTATTACCGATGCCGGCCGGCGATGATGCGGTAGCCGATGCCAAAATCGCCGCCCCTGCAGCCAGCGCACCGAATAAAGCCATAGCCCCAGGCAATTTACCGGCCTTTTTATTTACTGCCGCCAAGCTGGATAACAGCATGAGCAAAACCACCAATACCAAGGCAGTATTTGCCAACTCGCGTGCCATTCAAACCCACGGCGATGCCCATGATTATCTGACTAGTGTGGCCGACAAGCTGTCTAAACATAAAAAACCGTAA
- a CDS encoding SRPBCC family protein: MKIHHLYFAQTLALNPEQAWAFFSSPYHLNDITPAFFHVEITSPVPDDIYAGLMISYRMKAVAGWPMAWLSEVCHCQRPQRFVYQQRVGPFNFWSHEVCITPCAEGIKLEDIVYYAMPWGWLGDWLDRLLIGPKLQQIFITRRDYLAQHWGVSAEGNHLP; encoded by the coding sequence ATGAAAATCCATCATCTTTATTTTGCCCAAACCCTAGCCTTAAACCCAGAGCAAGCCTGGGCGTTTTTTTCCTCGCCTTATCATCTGAATGACATTACCCCGGCGTTTTTTCATGTAGAGATCACTTCGCCGGTACCGGATGATATTTATGCCGGGCTGATGATCAGTTATCGGATGAAGGCGGTGGCCGGCTGGCCTATGGCCTGGCTATCGGAGGTTTGCCACTGCCAGCGTCCCCAGCGTTTTGTCTATCAGCAGCGGGTTGGCCCGTTTAACTTCTGGAGTCATGAGGTGTGTATCACCCCCTGTGCAGAAGGCATTAAGCTGGAAGATATTGTCTATTACGCCATGCCCTGGGGCTGGCTGGGGGATTGGTTGGACAGATTGTTAATCGGCCCCAAACTACAGCAGATTTTTATCACCAGACGCGATTATCTGGCTCAGCACTGGGGAGTATCCGCTGAGGGCAATCACTTACCCTGA
- a CDS encoding SOUL family heme-binding protein, producing MNNTYLKQALGAIRDGIKTLASFGSALLDAGGMIVGVRHSKEPDYQLLSTDGNIQIRLYPAILTAETLIDADYAASGSLGFKRLAGFIFGENHSAQQMAMTVPVSRQAVDKQWLMSFVMPAAQTLETLPKPINPDIAIKEIPARKVAVLSYSGSLTLDSITHNSELLLNWLDSRQIQAVSEPRSAAYDPPWTLPQFRRNEIHIDIA from the coding sequence ATGAACAACACCTATTTAAAACAGGCGCTGGGCGCAATCAGGGACGGCATTAAAACCCTAGCCAGTTTCGGTAGTGCATTATTGGATGCAGGGGGAATGATAGTGGGGGTCAGACACAGCAAAGAGCCGGATTATCAGTTATTGTCGACTGACGGTAATATTCAGATCAGGCTATACCCGGCCATTCTGACGGCGGAAACGTTGATTGATGCCGATTATGCCGCCAGCGGCAGCCTGGGTTTCAAGCGCTTGGCCGGGTTTATTTTTGGGGAAAATCACTCTGCACAGCAAATGGCCATGACGGTGCCGGTTAGTCGTCAGGCTGTGGACAAGCAATGGCTGATGTCTTTTGTGATGCCTGCCGCGCAGACGCTGGAAACCCTGCCCAAGCCTATAAACCCGGATATTGCCATTAAAGAAATTCCAGCGCGTAAAGTGGCGGTGTTGAGTTATTCTGGTAGCCTGACGTTGGACAGCATTACCCATAATAGTGAGCTGTTGCTGAATTGGCTGGATAGCCGGCAGATTCAAGCCGTTTCCGAGCCACGTTCTGCTGCTTATGATCCGCCTTGGACGTTGCCGCAATTTCGCCGGAATGAAATCCATATCGATATTGCTTAA
- a CDS encoding sirohydrochlorin chelatase, whose amino-acid sequence MMMLLLVAHGSRRDESNAEVKALANQLLSAESGFADIDCAFLEIAQPSIPDGLRQLIAKGALEIVVMPYFLSAGRHVSSDIPAEIEQVRVEHPEINIRMAPYLGASAEIAQIVMQQASSVLQEI is encoded by the coding sequence ATGATGATGTTATTGCTGGTGGCGCACGGTAGCCGCCGAGATGAATCTAATGCCGAGGTTAAGGCTCTGGCCAATCAGTTGCTGAGTGCCGAGAGCGGTTTTGCCGATATCGATTGCGCTTTTCTGGAAATTGCCCAGCCTTCCATTCCTGATGGGTTAAGGCAATTAATTGCCAAGGGTGCCTTGGAAATTGTGGTGATGCCGTATTTTTTATCCGCCGGACGCCATGTCAGCAGCGATATTCCGGCAGAGATAGAGCAAGTCAGGGTAGAGCATCCTGAGATTAATATTCGTATGGCACCTTATTTGGGGGCCAGCGCTGAAATTGCCCAGATTGTTATGCAGCAGGCTAGTAGCGTGCTGCAGGAGATATAG
- a CDS encoding peroxiredoxin has protein sequence MKILTKLLKQFALLLTCLPFIPAALAQPLSVGQAAPLFTIKTQDGSDFNLVDRRQQGWTVLYFYPKAGTPGCTTQACAYRDAIQAVRKQNAEVFGISTDGVADLRDFQQKHKLGFTLLSDPGALVTTEYGVKMPVLKMAKRWTFILDPELKVRYIDDNVDPALDALKVADILKNLQAQP, from the coding sequence ATGAAAATATTGACTAAGCTATTAAAACAGTTCGCTTTGTTACTCACCTGCCTGCCGTTTATCCCGGCAGCGCTGGCCCAGCCTTTGAGCGTAGGTCAGGCCGCGCCCTTGTTTACGATCAAAACTCAGGACGGCAGTGATTTCAATTTGGTAGATCGCCGTCAGCAGGGTTGGACAGTGTTATATTTTTACCCCAAAGCCGGGACACCGGGTTGCACCACCCAGGCTTGTGCCTATCGAGATGCCATTCAGGCGGTGCGCAAGCAAAATGCCGAAGTGTTTGGCATCAGTACCGATGGGGTTGCCGATCTGCGCGATTTTCAGCAAAAACATAAATTGGGTTTTACTTTGCTATCCGATCCGGGCGCTCTGGTAACCACGGAGTATGGTGTGAAAATGCCGGTGTTGAAAATGGCCAAGCGCTGGACTTTTATCCTGGATCCGGAACTTAAGGTGCGCTATATTGACGACAATGTCGATCCGGCGCTGGATGCGCTGAAAGTGGCTGACATCTTAAAAAATCTGCAAGCCCAGCCCTGA